The following coding sequences lie in one Phalacrocorax carbo chromosome 3, bPhaCar2.1, whole genome shotgun sequence genomic window:
- the GREM2 gene encoding gremlin-2 → MIWKFALSVFLMAALVPVTDTRKNRPAGAIPSPYKDGSSNHSERRQQLNKEVLASSQEALVVTERKYLKSDWCKTQPLRQTVSEEGCISRTIINRFCYGQCNSFYIPRHVKKEEESFQSCAFCKPHKVTSSTVQLECPELDPPFRLKKIQKVKQCRCMSVNLNNSGKL, encoded by the coding sequence ATGATTTGGAAATTTGCCTTGTCCGTTTTTCTGATGGCAGCGCTAGTTCCGGTAACAGACACCAGGAAAAACCGTCCTGCAGGCGCCATTCCCTCCCCTTACAAAGACGGCAGCAGCAACCACTCGGAGCGGAGGCAGCAGCTGAATAAGGAGGTGCTGGCCTCCAGCCAGGAGGCCCTCGTGGTCACCGAAAGGAAGTACCTCAAGAGCGACTGGTGCAAGACACAGCCCCTGCGGCAGACTGTCAGCGAGGAGGGCTGCATAAGCCGCACCATCATCAACCGCTTTTGCTATGGGCAGTGCAACTCCTTCTACATACCACGGCACgtgaaaaaggaggaggagtcCTTCCAGTCCTGTGCTTTCTGCAAGCCACACAAGGTCACCTCTTCGACCGTGCAGCTGGAGTGCCCTGAGCTGGACCCACCTTTCCGACTCAAGAAAATTCAGAAGGTCAAGCAGTGCCGGTGCATGTCTGTGAATCTTAACAACTCAGGCAAACTGTGA